A portion of the Candidatus Schekmanbacteria bacterium genome contains these proteins:
- the larE gene encoding ATP-dependent sacrificial sulfur transferase LarE, with protein MDINVTETEKKFDDLKKILLGYKSLLIAFSGGVDSTFLLKVAKDVLGDKVLAVTALSETYAKEELEIAKKMASQIGVRQVLIESGEVDIPQFRENPPDRCYYCKYELFSQLKKIAEKEGIALVSDGTNFNDITSDHRPGMRASCELGVVSPLCEAKLNKEEIRYLSKKLSLPTWDKPEMACLSSRFPYGTDITREKLLMVDDAERVLRELGFKQLRVRHHGEIARIELEKDAIEKMMDKETRHQVIEKLKAIGFKYVALDLEGYRRGSMN; from the coding sequence ATGGATATAAATGTTACTGAAACAGAAAAGAAATTTGATGATCTGAAAAAAATCCTATTAGGATACAAGAGTCTTCTTATTGCTTTTTCAGGAGGTGTGGACAGTACGTTCCTGTTAAAAGTCGCAAAGGATGTTCTCGGTGACAAAGTGCTCGCTGTCACTGCACTCTCAGAAACATACGCGAAAGAGGAACTTGAGATAGCGAAAAAAATGGCATCCCAGATAGGAGTAAGGCAGGTACTTATCGAATCAGGCGAGGTTGACATACCTCAGTTCAGGGAAAACCCCCCGGACAGATGCTATTACTGCAAGTACGAACTTTTCTCGCAGTTAAAGAAGATTGCTGAAAAAGAAGGTATAGCCCTTGTGTCAGACGGGACAAACTTCAATGATATTACAAGCGACCACAGGCCCGGCATGCGCGCATCATGCGAGCTTGGAGTTGTAAGCCCGCTCTGCGAGGCAAAGCTCAACAAGGAAGAAATAAGATATCTTTCAAAAAAGCTTTCCCTTCCGACATGGGACAAACCTGAGATGGCGTGCCTTTCATCTCGCTTTCCCTATGGCACGGACATTACCCGCGAAAAGCTCCTCATGGTAGATGACGCCGAGAGAGTATTGAGAGAGCTTGGGTTTAAACAGCTTCGCGTCCGCCATCATGGAGAAATAGCAAGGATAGAGCTTGAAAAGGACGCAATCGAGAAAATGATGGATAAGGAAACCCGGCATCAGGTGATAGAGAAATTAAAGGCTATTGGGTTTAAGTATGTTGCACTGGACCTGGAAGGCTATCGACGCGGCAGCATGAATTAA
- the pgsA gene encoding CDP-diacylglycerol--glycerol-3-phosphate 3-phosphatidyltransferase, whose amino-acid sequence MNLANRITTVRIFLIPLIVFFLLYSSKYYMHLMAALIFGIASLTDIIDGYIARNRNQITTLGKLLDPIADKLLTSSALISLVDLQKAPAWIVVLIIGRDFCIDGLRSIAATQGLVIQASTLAKYKTVFEIIAILLLILAGANQEIIYFYNAGLGLIFFTAVISVISGVQYFSDFRKSLDLSVGK is encoded by the coding sequence ATGAACCTGGCGAATAGGATAACTACGGTGAGGATATTCCTTATCCCGCTTATTGTTTTTTTCCTGCTCTATTCAAGCAAATATTATATGCATCTCATGGCTGCACTGATATTCGGCATCGCTTCTCTCACAGATATAATTGATGGCTACATAGCGAGGAACCGGAATCAGATTACTACATTAGGGAAACTCCTCGATCCGATAGCTGATAAACTCCTCACATCTTCAGCGCTTATTTCACTTGTTGATCTGCAAAAAGCTCCCGCATGGATAGTGGTGCTTATTATCGGAAGGGATTTCTGCATTGATGGATTAAGAAGTATTGCTGCAACACAGGGGCTGGTGATACAGGCAAGCACTCTCGCAAAATATAAGACTGTTTTCGAGATCATAGCCATTCTGCTTCTCATCCTTGCAGGAGCTAATCAGGAAATAATATATTTTTATAACGCAGGCCTGGGGCTCATATTTTTCACGGCTGTGATCTCAGTAATCTCCGGTGTTCAGTACTTCAGTGATTTCAGGAAGTCCCTGGATCTGTCAGTAGGGAAGTGA
- a CDS encoding pantoate--beta-alanine ligase: MLVVEKIQQMKELSARWKKERKTIGLVPTMGCLHDGHLSLIRKSREDCDVTVVSIFVNPTQFGPKEDYTAYPRIFEQDCEDCMNEKVDVIFAPSVEEMYPEGFQTSVSVKLLQTHLCGLSRPGHFDGVATIVLKLFNIVFPHKAYFGEKDYQQLQIIKKMVNDLNLDTAIVAMPIVREPDCVAMSSRNKYLNPEDRGRAKILRKIIKEAEHLIINGEVEPEAVLSALHKIVKKEKNIVVDYILLCDPDTLEDLDTLEKNVLVAVAVKIGNTRLIDNMVIRR, from the coding sequence ATGCTAGTAGTTGAAAAAATACAACAGATGAAAGAGCTATCTGCACGCTGGAAAAAAGAGAGAAAAACCATAGGACTTGTCCCCACTATGGGATGCCTCCATGACGGCCATTTATCGCTAATAAGAAAATCAAGGGAAGATTGCGATGTTACGGTAGTGAGCATATTTGTGAATCCCACGCAGTTTGGTCCCAAAGAGGATTATACCGCCTACCCGCGGATCTTTGAGCAGGATTGCGAGGATTGCATGAATGAAAAGGTTGATGTCATTTTCGCTCCTTCTGTTGAAGAGATGTATCCTGAAGGATTCCAGACTTCGGTGAGCGTAAAATTGCTTCAAACTCACCTTTGCGGTCTTTCAAGACCGGGTCATTTTGACGGCGTTGCTACCATAGTGCTAAAGCTCTTCAATATTGTTTTCCCCCACAAGGCTTACTTTGGTGAGAAAGATTATCAGCAGCTCCAGATAATAAAGAAAATGGTAAATGACCTGAATCTTGATACAGCTATCGTTGCTATGCCCATAGTCCGCGAACCGGATTGCGTGGCAATGAGCTCGCGAAACAAGTATTTGAATCCTGAAGACCGGGGAAGGGCGAAGATTTTAAGGAAGATAATCAAGGAAGCGGAGCATCTTATTATTAATGGTGAGGTTGAGCCGGAGGCTGTCCTCTCTGCATTGCATAAAATCGTGAAAAAAGAAAAAAACATTGTTGTGGATTATATCTTGCTTTGTGATCCGGATACGCTTGAAGACCTCGATACCCTCGAAAAAAACGTGCTCGTTGCCGTGGCAGTAAAGATAGGGAATACGCGGCTTATAGATAACATGGTCATAAGAAGATAA
- a CDS encoding B12-binding domain-containing radical SAM protein gives MARIAFLQNFWYEFLGTMYISALLKDRGHTCEVFIESGEKNFTESITRFKPDLIGFYTTTGTHGWALSRASKLKKLTGSRVILGGPHPTFFPEVIENEAVDIICMGEGEYAMIELAERLDSGKSFADIQNLHVKSNGAITRNDLRPLIDDLDTLPPPDRALYDKYPSLQDNLSVFTGRGCPFDCSFCFNRPYIKLYKDKGKPIRRHSPRWVIEELKRIIRLYKTKFIRFDDEVFILNNKWLTEFLPIYKKEIGLPFTCLLHVKLVTPEVVELLKESGCQMAYFGIESGNEEIRNVALRKGIKEEEMMRSAELLNKAGIKIGTYNMLGLPGETVDKAFETVHINQRIGVEYPWCSLYQPYPGTDLENYCREKGLLGEDYSCDSISASFFKRSVVENKEKKELERLQKLFHIAVQFPSLEPLIRFAVRLPITSLLDVIFYATYGYRYMKTYKVSLWRVIITGLRSREYI, from the coding sequence ATGGCACGAATCGCATTCTTACAGAATTTCTGGTATGAATTTTTAGGCACCATGTATATCTCAGCTTTGCTGAAAGATAGGGGGCATACCTGCGAGGTATTTATTGAATCCGGAGAGAAAAACTTCACAGAAAGCATAACTCGCTTCAAACCTGACCTCATAGGCTTTTACACGACAACCGGCACTCATGGCTGGGCATTATCGAGAGCTTCGAAACTAAAGAAATTAACCGGAAGCCGCGTTATCCTGGGAGGTCCGCATCCAACATTTTTTCCTGAAGTCATAGAGAATGAAGCTGTAGATATCATATGCATGGGTGAAGGAGAGTATGCCATGATCGAGCTTGCAGAAAGGTTAGACAGCGGGAAATCTTTCGCCGATATTCAAAACCTCCATGTAAAATCAAATGGGGCAATTACCAGAAACGATCTCAGACCTTTGATAGATGACCTTGATACCCTGCCGCCCCCTGACCGCGCGCTCTACGACAAGTATCCATCGCTTCAGGACAATCTGAGCGTCTTTACCGGACGCGGTTGTCCCTTCGACTGCTCATTCTGTTTCAACAGACCCTACATCAAGCTTTACAAAGACAAGGGAAAGCCAATAAGGAGGCACAGCCCCCGCTGGGTGATAGAAGAATTAAAAAGGATAATAAGACTTTATAAAACGAAGTTCATACGTTTCGATGATGAGGTTTTCATCCTCAACAATAAATGGCTTACTGAATTTCTCCCCATTTATAAAAAAGAGATAGGACTTCCATTCACGTGCCTTCTCCATGTGAAGCTTGTTACACCTGAGGTAGTCGAATTGCTCAAAGAATCAGGATGCCAGATGGCATACTTCGGGATTGAAAGCGGCAATGAAGAAATAAGAAATGTTGCCTTGAGAAAAGGAATAAAAGAAGAGGAGATGATGAGGTCTGCCGAGCTTCTAAACAAGGCAGGCATTAAAATTGGCACATACAATATGCTTGGACTGCCCGGAGAAACTGTGGACAAGGCATTTGAAACCGTGCATATCAATCAGCGCATCGGTGTTGAATACCCGTGGTGCTCTTTATATCAGCCATATCCGGGAACAGACCTTGAAAATTATTGCAGGGAAAAGGGACTGCTCGGAGAGGATTATTCCTGCGATTCCATATCTGCATCATTCTTTAAGAGAAGCGTAGTTGAAAACAAAGAGAAAAAAGAACTTGAGAGATTGCAGAAGCTTTTCCACATTGCCGTGCAGTTCCCAAGCCTTGAGCCGCTCATCAGGTTTGCTGTAAGGCTTCCAATCACATCGCTGCTGGACGTAATCTTCTATGCTACTTATGGGTATAGGTATATGAAGACATATAAGGTGTCGTTGTGGAGAGTTATCATCACTGGGTTGAGGTCGAGGGAATATATCTAG
- a CDS encoding glycosyltransferase, translating to MNRISIIIPTRNRPEQLVDALSKLVSSGVLLSEMEIIVVDDGSDSAVMDRNREICLKFKEKINYIPSAKRGPASARNTGIRAASSNIIFFTGDDILVSPDTLNEHLRFHEKDYCGDEYAMVGAVVWEKSIARNSLHRFLDEAEFQFKKTEGSKNYETDFHNFYSSNLSLKKSFVVKNNIFFDEKFPAAAWEDIEFGYRLEKAGMKIVFNQNAVVEHNHRQELSRLLARMETSGRALRIFLSKWPEVAATYGYESKDGKLVLKKRFIKRAIRNRFTARIVEKILAKKNPDDEMSGLLAFFAKNAFLYHLHKGFDEGI from the coding sequence ATGAACCGCATTTCAATTATAATCCCGACGCGGAACCGTCCGGAGCAGCTTGTAGATGCTCTTTCTAAACTGGTTTCCTCCGGAGTTCTTTTAAGTGAAATGGAGATTATCGTTGTTGATGATGGATCAGACTCTGCTGTGATGGATAGGAACAGGGAGATATGTTTGAAATTTAAGGAAAAGATAAATTATATTCCTTCAGCGAAAAGGGGGCCTGCTTCAGCAAGAAACACAGGGATAAGGGCGGCTAGCTCGAATATTATTTTTTTTACGGGTGATGATATTCTTGTTTCTCCGGATACATTAAATGAGCATCTCAGGTTTCATGAGAAGGATTACTGTGGGGATGAGTATGCTATGGTAGGAGCTGTTGTGTGGGAAAAATCCATTGCACGGAACAGTCTGCATCGCTTTCTTGATGAAGCAGAATTCCAGTTTAAAAAAACTGAAGGCTCGAAAAACTATGAAACGGATTTTCACAATTTTTATTCTTCAAATCTCTCTCTTAAAAAAAGTTTTGTTGTAAAGAATAACATATTTTTTGATGAGAAGTTTCCTGCCGCGGCATGGGAGGATATCGAGTTTGGCTACAGGCTTGAAAAAGCAGGGATGAAGATTGTTTTTAACCAGAATGCAGTGGTTGAACATAATCATAGGCAGGAACTTTCCAGATTGCTCGCGAGGATGGAGACAAGCGGAAGAGCTCTCAGGATATTTCTATCCAAATGGCCTGAGGTTGCAGCTACTTATGGTTATGAATCAAAAGATGGTAAGCTTGTGCTAAAAAAAAGATTCATTAAAAGGGCAATCAGGAACCGCTTTACAGCAAGAATAGTCGAAAAAATCCTGGCAAAAAAAAATCCAGATGATGAGATGTCAGGTCTGTTAGCTTTTTTTGCAAAGAACGCTTTTCTCTACCACCTGCATAAGGGCTTTGATGAAGGAATATAA
- a CDS encoding glycosyltransferase family 2 protein, producing the protein MKQDKLRITVAIPACNAEKYLKRNISGIKDLDPKPSRIIVIDDGSIDNTPKVLAEFPDVVVITHEKNMGLASARNSALAQCDTDIIAYFDSDTVPRKDFLEKIAACYRDENIAGVGGKAIEAEAETLWDRWRSSRMRQEHSSGGDAMFLWGVCSSYRVDILRSLGGFDIDFRTNGEDIEIGTRLKNKGYRLIYEPSATVSHLKHDSLSSLTKAIYRWYYWGIIALSKNRKSFFINYLKIIIKNPLRYFLQKKWDECRLSFVLIDILAFAVEMTALVSASLKRVNQRINK; encoded by the coding sequence TTGAAGCAGGATAAATTAAGAATTACAGTAGCCATTCCAGCCTGCAATGCAGAAAAATATTTAAAAAGAAACATTTCAGGTATTAAAGACCTCGACCCCAAGCCATCCCGTATAATAGTGATTGATGACGGCTCTATAGATAATACTCCCAAAGTACTTGCCGAGTTTCCGGATGTTGTGGTTATAACACATGAAAAGAACATGGGGCTTGCATCTGCGCGGAACAGCGCTCTTGCACAATGCGACACCGATATAATTGCGTATTTTGACAGCGACACAGTACCTCGCAAAGATTTTCTCGAAAAGATTGCTGCCTGCTACAGGGATGAAAACATTGCAGGCGTCGGAGGAAAAGCGATTGAAGCTGAAGCGGAAACCCTATGGGACAGATGGAGAAGCTCAAGGATGAGGCAGGAGCATAGCTCGGGGGGCGATGCCATGTTCCTCTGGGGTGTATGCTCATCGTATAGAGTTGACATACTTCGCAGTTTAGGGGGATTTGATATTGATTTTAGAACGAACGGCGAGGATATTGAAATCGGCACCAGGCTTAAAAACAAAGGATACAGGCTTATCTACGAGCCATCTGCCACGGTTTCCCATCTAAAGCATGATAGCCTATCTTCGCTAACTAAGGCTATTTACCGCTGGTATTACTGGGGCATAATCGCTTTAAGCAAAAACAGGAAGAGTTTTTTTATTAATTACCTTAAGATCATAATTAAGAATCCTTTAAGATATTTTCTTCAAAAAAAATGGGATGAATGCAGACTCTCATTTGTCTTAATAGATATACTTGCCTTTGCAGTTGAAATGACCGCATTGGTTTCCGCTTCATTAAAAAGGGTTAATCAAAGGATTAATAAATGA